GACTATGGTTCTTTTGTGATTCGTATGGATCAAAAGACAAACCTAACAGCAGAAGAATTTGTAGCAAAAGCGATTGATTTTTTTGGGTTAAATGAAACGAATTCGTTTCAACTCATCCATTCCTATACGGATATTATGGGACAGGTACACCAAACCTATCAACATATTGTGGGGCAATATGCGGTAGAAGGACAAATGTTTATTGTTCATAGTAATAAAAATGGGCGGGTAACAAGTGTTAATGGTACCATCATCAATATTGAAAATAAAAAAAGCGTATATACGCTAAAAGAACATGTAGATAGTAAAGTTATTATTTCAAAAGAAAAGGCGATTAGTATTGCTTTTCAAGCAAATAAAATAACAGAAAATGCGAAGACAGATTACCCTGTAGAAACTGTTTTTGTGAAGTCAATGAAACATAACAAGGCTTTTGTATTGGCTCATAAAGTGCGTATTGATAATTTCTCATCTACTCAAATTCAAAGCAAGAATGTCTTCGTTGGAGTCGAAAAAGGTGATATTGTGCATGAGGTATCTTTACTCGCGCATATTGACGTACAAGGAAGAGGAGATGGGTTCTATCGTGCTAATTTACCACTAGGATTACGATTGGAAAATGACCAGTATCAACTGATAGATGGAGAAAGAAATATAAGAACATTAGATGCTACACAATCAACAAATCTATGGGAAATCTATAGTGGAATGGGGAGTGTATTTACCTATGCAACATCTACTTTTCCGAAAAATCCAGCAAATGATATTCATTGGGGATTATCGAAAACATATGATTATTATTGGAATGTACACCATAGACATAGCTATGATGCACAAGGAGGAGAAATAGTAGCTTTTTATAATCCTATTATTATGGATGGAGATCGATCAGGTTTCCCTAATAATGCAGTAGCCATATCTTCTTTTTACAATGTGATGATTTTCGGTAGAGGTGGTGATACGTATAACCCGTTAACAGGTTTAGATGTTGTAGGACACGAATTTACTCATTTAGTGGTTAATAGTAATGGTAGAGGAGGATTGGTGTATCAAGGAGAATCGGGAGCGTTGAATGAAGGGTTTGCTGATATTTTTGGAACCTCTATTGAGCATTATGCAGTAGATGATGCCGATTGGTTTATCGGAACAAGAGTTATAAAAGGGCCCATTCATTTTATGAGAAGTATGAGTGACCCTAAAGAAGGAAGAGAACAGAGTCGACAGCCAAATACATACCAAGGAGAATATTGGGTAGATACAAATATAGAATGGGATAGTGGCGGTGTACATTATAACAGTGGAGTAATTAACTACTGGTATTATTTGCTCTCTGAAGGAGGAATGGGAGTAAATGATATTGGAAATGAGTATACTGTCACTGGAATTGGGATGCAAAAAGCAGAACAAATTGCTTATCTGACTTTAATGACACAATTGGGAAGCAATTCTCAATATATTGATGCAGTAGAGGGTGCATTGACTGTTACTGCAAATTTATATGGAGCAGATTCAGCGGAATATTATGCCGTTTATGACGCTTGGTATGCGGTTGGTTTTGGTGAAAAACGCCCAAACATGGGAGTAGAAGATTTTGAATTGGCAGCAGATGTATTTAGCTTATATCCTAATCCAGTTACAAATGGAGAATTAACGGTAGTAACGAAAGATGATAAAGGAGTGGTTGCGTTCTACAATATGGCAGGACAAAAAGTAACACAAGATTTTACTGTAGAAAGAGGGGAGAATAAATTGAATATCCCACAATTGAAAACAGGAAATTATATCGTGATTTATGAAAGCAAAGAGAGGAAGATTTCAGAGAAAATCA
The window above is part of the Myroides odoratus DSM 2801 genome. Proteins encoded here:
- a CDS encoding M4 family metallopeptidase, with the translated sequence MKKKYLGRLSLYVALGLFQFVGYSYSTPITVTSKTQTNPYGTQLPFYKPLNDYGSFVIRMDQKTNLTAEEFVAKAIDFFGLNETNSFQLIHSYTDIMGQVHQTYQHIVGQYAVEGQMFIVHSNKNGRVTSVNGTIINIENKKSVYTLKEHVDSKVIISKEKAISIAFQANKITENAKTDYPVETVFVKSMKHNKAFVLAHKVRIDNFSSTQIQSKNVFVGVEKGDIVHEVSLLAHIDVQGRGDGFYRANLPLGLRLENDQYQLIDGERNIRTLDATQSTNLWEIYSGMGSVFTYATSTFPKNPANDIHWGLSKTYDYYWNVHHRHSYDAQGGEIVAFYNPIIMDGDRSGFPNNAVAISSFYNVMIFGRGGDTYNPLTGLDVVGHEFTHLVVNSNGRGGLVYQGESGALNEGFADIFGTSIEHYAVDDADWFIGTRVIKGPIHFMRSMSDPKEGREQSRQPNTYQGEYWVDTNIEWDSGGVHYNSGVINYWYYLLSEGGMGVNDIGNEYTVTGIGMQKAEQIAYLTLMTQLGSNSQYIDAVEGALTVTANLYGADSAEYYAVYDAWYAVGFGEKRPNMGVEDFELAADVFSLYPNPVTNGELTVVTKDDKGVVAFYNMAGQKVTQDFTVERGENKLNIPQLKTGNYIVIYESKERKISEKIIVK